A genome region from Baekduia alba includes the following:
- a CDS encoding GntR family transcriptional regulator yields MPSPTRARDRAAQPAAALKDQAFATLRALILNGDLAAGSFISERQMVERLGMSKTPIRVAFERLAQDGFVEILPQRGVRVRGLSGAEVADHYDLRIALETWVARRAAERQTPAAITALEERIAAQERLRRKVGRAAKRTDAGDVTTYIDEDAQFHATLASLAGNAEIERVLANQRERLARIVAQHIRDDPPLLVASIAEHREILDRVAAGDGQRAAQAMERHLERGRDALLAA; encoded by the coding sequence GTGCCCTCTCCGACTCGCGCCCGTGACCGTGCTGCGCAACCCGCGGCAGCCCTCAAGGACCAGGCCTTCGCGACCCTGCGCGCGCTGATCCTCAACGGTGACCTGGCGGCCGGATCGTTCATCTCCGAGCGCCAGATGGTCGAGCGGCTGGGCATGAGCAAGACGCCGATCCGCGTGGCGTTCGAGCGGCTCGCCCAGGACGGCTTCGTCGAGATCCTCCCCCAGCGCGGCGTCCGCGTCCGCGGGCTCAGCGGCGCCGAGGTCGCCGACCACTACGACCTGCGCATCGCGCTGGAGACGTGGGTCGCCCGCCGCGCGGCGGAGCGCCAGACGCCCGCAGCGATCACGGCCCTCGAGGAGCGCATCGCCGCCCAGGAGCGCCTGCGCCGCAAGGTCGGGCGCGCGGCCAAGCGCACCGACGCCGGCGACGTCACGACCTACATCGACGAGGACGCCCAGTTCCACGCCACGCTGGCGTCGCTGGCCGGCAACGCGGAGATCGAGCGGGTGCTGGCCAACCAGCGCGAACGCCTGGCCCGGATCGTCGCCCAGCACATCCGCGACGATCCGCCGCTGCTCGTCGCGAGCATCGCCGAGCACCGCGAGATCCTGGACCGCGTCGCGGCCGGCGACGGCCAGCGCGCCGCGCAGGCGATGGAGCGGCACCTCGAGCGCGGCCGCGACGCGCTGCTCGCGGCCTGA
- a CDS encoding four-carbon acid sugar kinase family protein, translated as MSPERPLVAWYGDDMTGSIDVLEGLAQAGLRAVLNVAPPDRAQLERYPWAQAVGWAGSTRTLAPAEVRNAVSAAAEVMLASGARLIHYKICSTFDSSSLVGSIGAAIDAAQDVVCSPFVAVMPAAPRLGRWCAFSNLFARSGGDSAVFRLDRHPTMRAHPVTPMAESDVRRVLAAQSARPIGDLDLVTLNAGRPAVEARIDALADLGIDTFVCDTTSDGHLRLLASVLCARAAEAPLLVVGSSGLEHGLADALGQQPLGAPERQVEDVVLAVCGSRSPVTDRQIARAARDGWVEVALDLTSATRPEAGARAVEVAAQEARAALEAGTSVVVHTAGRALGDGDEAIRLPQLSGSERRRLGTTLGAVARHVLARTPVRRLAIAGGDSSGDVLRELGAEALEIAGAFAPAMPFCRLHGPAAPDGVEVICKGGQTGSPSFFEEVRLGRPTIHEPIEVQA; from the coding sequence ATGTCGCCTGAGCGCCCGCTCGTCGCCTGGTACGGCGACGACATGACCGGGTCGATCGACGTGCTCGAAGGTCTCGCGCAGGCCGGGCTGCGCGCGGTGCTCAACGTCGCGCCGCCCGACCGCGCGCAGCTGGAGCGCTATCCCTGGGCGCAGGCCGTCGGCTGGGCCGGGAGCACCCGGACCCTCGCCCCGGCCGAGGTGCGCAACGCCGTCTCGGCGGCCGCCGAGGTCATGCTCGCGTCGGGCGCCCGCCTGATCCACTACAAGATCTGCTCCACGTTCGACTCCTCGTCGTTGGTCGGCTCCATCGGCGCGGCGATCGACGCCGCCCAGGACGTGGTGTGCTCGCCGTTCGTGGCGGTCATGCCGGCCGCCCCGCGCCTGGGGCGGTGGTGCGCGTTCTCCAACCTCTTCGCGCGCTCGGGCGGCGACAGCGCCGTCTTCCGGCTGGACCGCCACCCGACGATGCGCGCGCACCCGGTCACGCCGATGGCCGAGAGCGACGTCCGGCGCGTGCTGGCCGCGCAGTCGGCCCGCCCGATCGGCGACCTCGACCTCGTCACGCTGAACGCCGGTCGCCCGGCCGTCGAGGCGCGCATCGACGCCCTCGCCGACCTGGGCATCGACACGTTCGTGTGCGACACGACCTCCGACGGGCACCTGCGCCTGCTCGCGAGCGTCCTGTGCGCGCGGGCCGCGGAGGCGCCGCTGCTGGTCGTCGGCTCCTCGGGGCTCGAGCACGGGCTGGCCGACGCGCTCGGCCAGCAACCGTTGGGCGCGCCTGAGCGCCAGGTCGAGGACGTGGTCCTCGCGGTGTGCGGGAGCCGGTCGCCGGTGACCGACCGCCAGATCGCCCGCGCGGCCCGCGACGGCTGGGTGGAGGTGGCGCTCGACCTCACCAGCGCGACGCGCCCGGAGGCGGGCGCGCGGGCGGTGGAGGTCGCGGCGCAGGAGGCGCGGGCCGCTCTGGAAGCCGGCACCAGCGTGGTCGTCCACACCGCCGGCCGCGCGCTGGGGGACGGGGACGAGGCGATCAGGCTGCCCCAGCTGTCGGGATCGGAGCGCCGCCGGCTGGGCACGACGCTGGGCGCCGTCGCGCGCCACGTCCTCGCCCGGACGCCCGTCCGCCGGCTCGCGATCGCCGGTGGCGACTCCTCGGGCGACGTGCTGCGCGAGCTGGGCGCCGAGGCGCTGGAGATCGCCGGCGCCTTCGCGCCCGCCATGCCGTTCTGCCGGCTGCACGGCCCCGCCGCGCCGGACGGCGTCGAGGTGATCTGCAAGGGCGGGCAGACCGGCAGCCCGAGCTTCTTCGAAGAGGTCCGCCTGGGCCGGCCCACCATCCACGAGCCCATCGAGGTGCAAGCATGA
- a CDS encoding sugar ABC transporter ATP-binding protein — protein MPGADVLCRARGIRKDYPGLRAVDDADLEIRAGEVVGLLGKNGAGKSTLIKILAGVQRADAGTLELGGERVDLDRLGVAQARALGLAVMFQELELFPGMSVAENIVLTSRPPRRRGLVDFRAMRETAAAVLATVDPSIDARAGIDALPPAQQRAVMIARAVHQGARLLILDEPTTSLTTREIEALHALVRRLAAAGHAVVYVSHRLDEVRAITDRVVVMRDGAVVASRATGELTMRELVATISGNVAGTTADERRTQRGVEARPVGPVRVAVSGLTVPGVLEDISFEVRAGEILGIGGLVGAGRTELVRALFGADPIDAGTIAVDGEPVRIRRPRDAVREGIVLLPEDRRHQGLVDSFGIRENTTLATLSRFRRHGLPMPSRRREGRATAELIDGLKIRARGPEQGVASLSGGNQQKVVIAKWMLREGKLLMFDEPTQGIDVEAKEEVYTLMERFADGGASVLLISSEFSELVGVCRRVIVLREGAIAATLEGSDVTERAITDACYSAGAAPAA, from the coding sequence ATGCCCGGGGCTGACGTGCTGTGCCGTGCCCGCGGCATCCGCAAGGACTACCCGGGCCTGCGCGCGGTCGACGACGCCGACCTGGAGATCCGGGCCGGCGAGGTCGTCGGCCTGCTGGGCAAGAACGGCGCGGGCAAGAGCACGTTGATCAAGATCCTGGCCGGCGTGCAGCGGGCGGACGCCGGGACGCTCGAGCTCGGCGGCGAGCGCGTCGACCTCGACCGGCTCGGCGTCGCGCAGGCCCGCGCGCTCGGCCTGGCGGTCATGTTCCAGGAGCTCGAGCTGTTCCCCGGGATGTCGGTGGCCGAGAACATCGTGCTCACCTCGCGGCCGCCGCGCCGTCGCGGCCTCGTCGACTTCCGCGCCATGCGCGAGACCGCGGCCGCCGTCCTGGCGACGGTCGATCCGAGCATCGACGCGCGGGCCGGCATCGACGCGCTGCCGCCGGCCCAGCAGCGCGCCGTGATGATCGCGCGGGCCGTGCACCAGGGCGCGCGCCTGCTGATCCTCGACGAGCCGACGACGTCGCTGACGACGCGCGAGATCGAGGCGCTGCACGCGCTGGTCCGCCGGCTGGCCGCGGCCGGCCACGCGGTGGTCTACGTGTCGCACCGGCTCGACGAGGTCCGCGCCATCACCGACCGCGTCGTGGTCATGCGCGATGGCGCCGTCGTCGCGTCGCGCGCCACCGGCGAGCTGACGATGCGCGAGCTGGTCGCGACGATCAGCGGCAACGTGGCGGGCACGACCGCCGACGAGCGCCGGACGCAGCGCGGGGTGGAGGCCCGCCCGGTCGGCCCCGTCCGCGTCGCGGTGTCCGGGCTGACGGTCCCGGGCGTGCTCGAGGACATCAGCTTCGAGGTCCGCGCCGGTGAGATCCTCGGGATCGGCGGGCTCGTCGGCGCCGGGCGGACCGAGCTCGTCCGCGCGCTGTTCGGCGCGGACCCGATCGACGCGGGCACGATCGCGGTCGACGGCGAGCCGGTGCGGATTCGCCGGCCGCGCGACGCCGTGCGCGAGGGCATCGTCCTGCTGCCCGAGGATCGGCGCCATCAGGGGCTCGTGGACAGCTTCGGGATCCGGGAGAACACGACGCTCGCGACGTTGAGCCGCTTTCGCCGCCACGGGCTGCCGATGCCGTCGCGCCGCCGCGAAGGCCGCGCGACGGCCGAGCTGATCGACGGGCTGAAGATCCGCGCGCGCGGCCCGGAGCAGGGCGTCGCGTCGCTGTCCGGCGGCAACCAGCAGAAGGTCGTCATCGCCAAGTGGATGCTGCGCGAGGGCAAGCTGCTGATGTTCGACGAGCCCACGCAGGGCATCGACGTCGAGGCCAAGGAGGAGGTCTACACCCTGATGGAGCGCTTCGCGGACGGCGGCGCGTCGGTGCTGCTGATCTCCTCCGAGTTCTCCGAGCTCGTCGGCGTGTGCCGTCGGGTGATCGTCCTGCGCGAGGGCGCCATCGCGGCGACGCTCGAAGGCTCCGACGTGACGGAGCGCGCCATCACCGACGCCTGCTATTCCGCGGGCGCCGCCCCTGCGGCATGA
- a CDS encoding oxidoreductase — translation MNDWRDDAHENGAAPAAAIGEQPARRFGDGPPVWLITGCSSGFGRAVADAAIARGDTVVATARDVAALDDLEHPDADRLLRLRLDLVDQRSIAAAAEAALARFGRLDVLFNNAGIATLGAIEEVGDDLLRQQLEVNLFGPLALTRAVLPAMRRQGDGHILQMSSMGGRCAFAGLGAYHASKWGLEGASVALAQEVAPFGVRVTLVEPGDFRTPVLAPGRMAVSAAMPEYGDTVGRAREGIGQLDGHQPGDPARAAQAILAVVDAEEPPLHLALGTDCYERFQQELEGQLAELERWSHLTLSTDF, via the coding sequence ATGAACGACTGGCGAGACGACGCGCACGAGAACGGGGCCGCACCGGCCGCGGCGATCGGCGAGCAGCCGGCGCGGCGCTTCGGCGACGGGCCGCCGGTATGGCTGATCACCGGCTGCTCGTCGGGGTTCGGGCGCGCGGTCGCCGACGCCGCGATCGCCCGCGGCGACACGGTGGTCGCGACCGCCCGCGACGTCGCCGCGCTCGACGACCTCGAGCATCCCGACGCCGATCGCCTGCTGCGGCTCCGGCTGGACCTGGTCGACCAGCGGTCGATCGCCGCGGCCGCCGAGGCCGCGCTCGCGCGCTTCGGCCGGCTCGACGTGCTCTTCAACAACGCCGGCATCGCCACGCTCGGCGCCATCGAGGAGGTCGGCGACGACCTGCTGCGACAGCAGCTCGAGGTCAACCTCTTCGGTCCCCTGGCGCTCACCCGCGCGGTGCTGCCCGCCATGCGCCGCCAGGGCGACGGCCACATCCTGCAGATGAGCTCGATGGGCGGCCGCTGCGCGTTCGCCGGACTCGGCGCCTACCACGCGAGCAAGTGGGGGCTGGAGGGCGCGTCGGTCGCGCTGGCCCAGGAGGTGGCGCCGTTCGGCGTCCGCGTGACGCTCGTCGAGCCCGGCGACTTCCGGACGCCGGTGCTGGCCCCGGGACGGATGGCCGTCAGCGCGGCGATGCCCGAGTACGGCGACACGGTCGGGCGCGCGCGAGAGGGGATCGGGCAGCTCGACGGCCACCAGCCGGGCGACCCGGCGCGGGCCGCGCAGGCGATCCTCGCCGTCGTCGACGCCGAGGAGCCGCCGCTGCACCTGGCGCTCGGGACCGACTGCTACGAGCGCTTCCAGCAGGAGCTCGAAGGGCAGTTGGCCGAGCTCGAGCGCTGGTCGCACCTCACGCTGTCGACCGACTTCTGA
- a CDS encoding RuBisCO large subunit C-terminal-like domain-containing protein, with the protein MTTLTRTQVSYALETAGSVDVAVAALAAAVGGDDGPVDVVEVGAASGHAGGAQARVTLGLDDATIGADLVALTGALIEAPFDLPQLSGLRLTAVLPGAALAAAVPGPLHGIAGTRALADVPDGPMLGSIIKPSVGLSVAETAERARLLAAAGLDFLKDDELLADQPHAPLERRAEAVARVLEDVALETGRRPIFAFNVSGDDLDAVVAGADRVAETGGRCVMVSLNQVGLAGVLALRRHTTLALHGHRNGWGLLARSRRWGMTFGAYQALWRMAGVDHLHVNGFANKFWEPDASVAASMRACVADLGGVAPALPVVSSGQWGGQAVDQYATVPTQDFMYMCGGGIQGHPDGPAAGVRAVRAAWDAAIAGVPLAAMAADVPALAQSLERFGPQHVA; encoded by the coding sequence ATGACCACGCTGACGCGCACCCAGGTCTCCTACGCCCTGGAGACCGCGGGGTCGGTCGACGTCGCGGTCGCCGCGCTGGCCGCGGCGGTGGGCGGCGACGACGGACCCGTCGACGTCGTCGAGGTCGGCGCCGCGAGCGGTCACGCCGGCGGCGCCCAGGCGCGCGTCACGCTGGGCCTGGACGACGCGACGATCGGCGCGGACCTCGTCGCGCTGACCGGCGCGCTGATCGAGGCGCCGTTCGACCTCCCGCAGCTGTCCGGGTTGCGTCTGACCGCCGTCCTTCCGGGCGCGGCGCTCGCCGCCGCGGTGCCCGGGCCCCTGCACGGCATCGCCGGCACCCGCGCGCTGGCGGACGTCCCGGACGGACCCATGTTGGGGTCCATCATCAAGCCGAGCGTCGGGCTGTCGGTCGCCGAGACCGCCGAGCGCGCCCGGCTGCTGGCCGCGGCCGGCCTGGACTTCCTCAAGGACGACGAGCTCCTCGCCGACCAGCCGCACGCGCCGCTCGAGCGGCGCGCCGAGGCGGTCGCGCGCGTCCTGGAGGACGTGGCGCTGGAGACGGGCCGGCGGCCGATCTTCGCGTTCAACGTCAGCGGCGACGACCTGGACGCCGTCGTCGCGGGCGCCGACCGCGTCGCCGAGACCGGCGGCCGCTGCGTGATGGTCAGCCTCAACCAGGTCGGCCTGGCCGGCGTGCTCGCCCTGCGCCGCCACACGACGCTGGCGCTGCACGGCCACCGCAACGGCTGGGGCCTCCTGGCCCGGTCGCGGCGGTGGGGGATGACCTTCGGCGCCTACCAGGCGCTGTGGCGCATGGCCGGGGTCGACCACCTCCACGTCAACGGCTTCGCCAACAAGTTCTGGGAGCCCGACGCCTCGGTCGCCGCCTCCATGCGCGCCTGCGTCGCCGACCTCGGCGGCGTCGCGCCGGCGCTTCCGGTGGTCTCGTCGGGCCAGTGGGGCGGGCAGGCGGTCGACCAGTACGCGACGGTGCCGACCCAGGACTTCATGTACATGTGCGGCGGCGGCATCCAGGGCCATCCCGACGGCCCGGCGGCGGGCGTCCGCGCGGTGCGCGCCGCGTGGGACGCGGCGATCGCCGGTGTGCCGCTCGCCGCGATGGCGGCCGACGTCCCGGCGCTGGCGCAGTCCCTCGAGCGCTTCGGCCCGCAGCATGTCGCCTGA
- a CDS encoding SMP-30/gluconolactonase/LRE family protein, with product MLDDLLGPDAAPERLVEGLGFTEGPAWHPGERRLYFSDVPGDARWRWGEQDGLELVARPAQMSNGSAFAPDLSLVVCEHATSRVVAWAPDGAVRILASAHQGRQLNSPNDVCVASDGTVYFTDPTYGRSAAHGHGVDRPPELDVRGLYRVDPATGALTCEHDGFDQPNGLCLSPDERLLYVNDTPRAQVLAFPRRPDGRLATPRVFAPDVGDGRFEHGIVDGMACDVHGNLWTTGPGGIWVFDRRGARLGVLAFDEPNVGNLTWGGRAWDELFVCATGSVYRLRTRVAGHHVALAGH from the coding sequence ATGCTCGACGACCTCCTCGGACCGGACGCGGCGCCGGAGCGCCTGGTCGAGGGCCTCGGGTTCACCGAGGGCCCGGCCTGGCATCCCGGTGAGCGCCGGCTGTACTTCAGCGACGTCCCCGGCGACGCGCGCTGGCGCTGGGGCGAGCAGGACGGGCTCGAGCTGGTCGCGCGCCCCGCGCAGATGTCCAACGGGTCGGCGTTCGCCCCCGACCTGTCGCTCGTGGTGTGCGAGCACGCGACGAGCCGCGTCGTGGCCTGGGCGCCCGACGGCGCGGTGCGGATCCTGGCGTCGGCGCACCAGGGCCGCCAGCTCAACAGCCCCAACGACGTGTGCGTGGCCAGCGACGGGACCGTCTACTTCACGGATCCGACCTACGGGCGCAGCGCCGCGCACGGCCACGGCGTCGATCGCCCGCCCGAGCTCGACGTGCGCGGGCTCTACCGGGTGGATCCCGCGACGGGCGCGCTGACGTGCGAGCACGACGGCTTCGACCAGCCCAACGGCCTGTGCCTGTCGCCCGACGAGCGGCTGTTGTACGTCAACGACACGCCGCGCGCCCAGGTGCTGGCCTTCCCCCGGCGCCCGGACGGCCGCCTCGCCACGCCGCGCGTCTTCGCGCCGGACGTCGGCGACGGGCGCTTCGAGCACGGGATCGTCGACGGGATGGCGTGCGACGTGCACGGCAACCTGTGGACGACGGGGCCGGGCGGGATCTGGGTCTTCGACCGGCGCGGCGCGCGACTGGGCGTGCTCGCGTTCGACGAGCCCAACGTCGGCAACCTCACCTGGGGCGGGCGCGCGTGGGACGAGCTGTTCGTGTGCGCCACCGGGAGCGTCTACCGGCTGCGTACGCGGGTGGCCGGTCACCACGTCGCGCTCGCCGGCCACTGA
- a CDS encoding LuxR C-terminal-related transcriptional regulator, which produces MLDLNVVPAESRPAADRPAARPDRAALQRSLEELLAGSDAQCASLSRFDADAANCFVEVTAGTTLIARGGLLPIECSTNFTVAAGGDVFASADLREAVRYDRGWDVVTVAGGMRSTCTIPLTLGSRPLGAVSFSSRESGVAFAPTIDSVMSVSDQLVLALLGHERDAHASRRVLICVDDLLAAEGLARIAERELGAEIVACASVEEIAGRVRAETDLILLDSYVQGRRVDEQADVLRRHGVKARVMVVSSFDVESNRAASLRAGALGYVARDAPVPDIGDAILRVGSGERLPAVPIDASEHQGEQVTAREGQILVLLERGLQVKQIARHLGISDATVKGYQRNLFAKLDVHSTTAAIYAARRSGLLHSLQGTVRAPSPDGILAPLVA; this is translated from the coding sequence ATGCTGGACCTGAACGTGGTGCCCGCGGAGTCGAGGCCGGCCGCGGACCGGCCCGCCGCACGTCCTGATCGCGCCGCCCTGCAACGATCGCTGGAGGAGCTGTTGGCCGGCTCCGACGCGCAGTGCGCGTCGCTGTCGCGCTTCGACGCGGACGCGGCCAACTGCTTCGTGGAGGTCACGGCGGGCACGACGCTCATCGCCCGCGGCGGCCTGCTCCCGATCGAGTGCTCGACGAACTTCACCGTCGCCGCCGGCGGCGACGTCTTCGCGTCGGCCGACCTGCGCGAGGCGGTGCGCTACGACCGCGGCTGGGACGTGGTCACGGTCGCCGGCGGCATGCGCTCGACGTGCACGATCCCGCTGACCCTCGGGTCGCGCCCGCTCGGCGCGGTGTCGTTCAGCTCGCGCGAGTCGGGCGTCGCGTTCGCGCCGACCATCGACTCGGTCATGAGCGTGAGCGACCAGCTGGTCCTCGCGCTGCTCGGCCACGAGCGCGACGCCCACGCGTCGCGGCGCGTCCTGATCTGCGTCGACGACCTGCTGGCCGCCGAGGGCCTGGCGCGGATCGCCGAGCGCGAGCTCGGCGCCGAGATCGTCGCCTGCGCCTCGGTCGAGGAGATCGCGGGGCGCGTGCGCGCGGAGACCGACCTGATCCTCCTCGACTCCTACGTGCAGGGGCGGCGCGTCGACGAGCAGGCCGATGTCCTGCGCCGTCACGGCGTGAAGGCGCGCGTGATGGTCGTCTCCTCGTTCGACGTCGAGAGCAACCGCGCAGCGTCGCTGCGCGCCGGCGCCCTGGGCTACGTCGCCCGCGACGCGCCGGTCCCCGACATCGGCGACGCGATCCTGCGCGTGGGCAGCGGCGAGCGCCTGCCGGCCGTGCCGATCGACGCGAGCGAGCACCAGGGCGAGCAGGTCACGGCGCGCGAAGGGCAGATCCTCGTGCTGCTCGAGCGCGGCCTGCAGGTCAAGCAGATCGCCAGGCACCTCGGGATCTCGGACGCGACGGTCAAGGGCTACCAGCGCAACCTGTTCGCCAAGCTCGACGTGCACTCGACCACGGCCGCGATCTACGCCGCCCGTCGCAGCGGGCTCCTGCACAGCCTCCAGGGCACGGTGCGCGCGCCGAGTCCCGACGGCATCCTGGCGCCGCTGGTGGCCTGA
- a CDS encoding RuBisCO large subunit C-terminal-like domain-containing protein, producing the protein MSGSTIIANYDIVAGDPEHAAAVLAGEGSTGTFVRVAGDDAAGVERFAIAVADLQATGSPDGAGRTPARLALALPEDLAGGDLTTLLASVAGNVSEVAQVSALRLVDLRLSDGFLRGCPRPRFGVDGTRRLLARREGPLVAGGVGATRRPTPDAVAAGVRSALARGVDVIRDPVPVADPAWCRLRDRVAAVERVLAEHRERHGRRALFTYTIDDEPAAMVVHAHLVVAGGGHAVGVRVAGVGLTAVAHLQRRTGVLIAARSAPGVALTRSARFGIADEALQAIWRLAGVDHLPVGAAHPDPAAGVRARLTPLLHGRDRALGAVAAGTAHRAEHDDILIEEEATT; encoded by the coding sequence GTGTCAGGGTCAACCATCATCGCCAACTACGACATCGTCGCCGGCGATCCCGAGCATGCGGCCGCGGTCCTCGCCGGCGAGGGGTCGACCGGGACCTTCGTCCGCGTCGCGGGCGACGACGCCGCGGGCGTCGAGCGCTTCGCGATCGCCGTCGCCGACCTGCAGGCCACCGGCAGCCCGGACGGCGCGGGGCGCACGCCGGCGCGGCTGGCGCTCGCGCTGCCCGAGGACCTGGCGGGCGGCGACCTCACGACGCTGCTGGCGTCCGTCGCCGGCAACGTCAGCGAGGTCGCGCAGGTCTCCGCGCTCCGACTCGTCGACCTCAGGCTGTCCGACGGCTTCCTCCGCGGGTGCCCGCGCCCGCGCTTCGGCGTCGACGGGACCCGGCGGCTGCTCGCCCGGCGCGAGGGGCCGCTCGTCGCCGGCGGGGTGGGGGCGACGCGGCGGCCCACCCCGGACGCGGTCGCCGCCGGCGTCCGGTCCGCGCTCGCGCGCGGCGTCGACGTGATCCGGGATCCCGTCCCGGTCGCCGATCCGGCGTGGTGTCGGCTGCGCGACCGCGTCGCCGCCGTCGAGCGCGTGCTCGCCGAGCACCGCGAGCGCCACGGCCGGCGCGCCCTGTTCACCTACACCATCGACGACGAGCCGGCCGCGATGGTCGTCCATGCCCACCTGGTGGTCGCCGGCGGCGGCCACGCGGTCGGCGTGCGCGTGGCGGGCGTCGGCCTCACCGCCGTCGCGCACCTGCAGCGGCGCACCGGCGTCCTGATCGCCGCGCGGTCCGCGCCCGGCGTCGCGCTGACCCGCTCGGCGCGGTTCGGCATCGCCGACGAGGCGCTGCAGGCGATCTGGCGGCTGGCCGGCGTCGACCACCTGCCGGTCGGTGCGGCGCACCCGGATCCGGCCGCCGGCGTCCGCGCGCGGCTCACGCCGCTCCTGCACGGGCGGGACCGCGCCCTGGGCGCGGTCGCCGCCGGCACGGCGCATCGCGCCGAGCACGACGACATCCTGATCGAGGAGGAAGCCACCACATGA
- a CDS encoding response regulator transcription factor: MSDDATAPRATRVLVMHNSELVRVGCRALLARQPWAERVVVAAGIEEAVAHAARYKPDVALIRVDQFTATGSVNARLRAARPLLPIVLMVEQRRVTHRDALAVGAVGAIDSTAPASELIDALQRAAAGEEVGLAQDPRTTAGLSERELQVIAHLSTGARNSEIGSALLLSPQTIKHHVRSAYRKLGVHTRLEAVMRAQQLGLLG, from the coding sequence ATGAGCGATGACGCGACCGCGCCGCGTGCCACGCGCGTCCTGGTCATGCACAACAGCGAGCTGGTCCGCGTCGGTTGCCGCGCCCTGCTGGCGCGCCAGCCGTGGGCCGAGCGCGTCGTGGTCGCGGCCGGCATCGAGGAGGCCGTCGCCCACGCGGCGCGCTACAAGCCCGATGTCGCGCTGATCCGCGTGGACCAGTTCACGGCGACGGGATCGGTGAACGCCCGCCTGCGCGCGGCGCGACCGCTGCTGCCGATCGTCCTGATGGTCGAGCAGCGCCGCGTCACCCACCGCGACGCCCTCGCCGTCGGCGCCGTCGGCGCGATCGACAGCACCGCGCCGGCGAGCGAGCTCATCGACGCGCTGCAGCGGGCCGCGGCCGGCGAGGAGGTGGGCCTTGCCCAGGACCCCCGGACGACCGCCGGCCTGTCGGAGCGCGAGCTGCAGGTCATCGCGCATCTCTCCACCGGCGCGCGCAACAGCGAGATCGGCAGCGCGCTGCTGCTGTCGCCCCAGACGATCAAGCACCACGTGCGCAGCGCCTACCGCAAGCTCGGCGTCCACACCCGGCTCGAGGCGGTCATGCGCGCCCAGCAGCTCGGCCTGCTCGGCTGA
- a CDS encoding SDR family NAD(P)-dependent oxidoreductase, producing the protein MTASPEPRTLEGLVFVITGGGRGLGESAARLAARRGAAVVVSDTNAEAGEETVATIAADGGRAAFVGCDVTDEAQVAALMAGAAERFGGIDVLVNNAGVIDWALADDTSLEGFGRDHFARVLEVGVTGAWLCAKHALPHLRASQHACILNAGSMASFVGWAGINAYCAAKGGVLLLTRSLAAELAPAGVRVNCYCPGNVRTPMMETVFESAEDKDAWTEELLSTHLVRRFGEPDDIAQLICFLGSPQASYITGQSFVADGGTLAWRGTADQLPFAA; encoded by the coding sequence ATGACCGCTTCCCCCGAGCCGCGCACCCTCGAAGGCCTCGTGTTCGTGATCACCGGCGGTGGGCGCGGGCTCGGCGAGTCGGCGGCGCGCCTCGCCGCCCGGCGCGGCGCCGCGGTGGTCGTGTCCGACACGAACGCCGAGGCGGGCGAGGAGACCGTGGCGACGATCGCGGCCGACGGCGGGCGCGCGGCGTTCGTGGGCTGCGACGTCACCGACGAGGCGCAGGTGGCCGCGCTCATGGCCGGCGCGGCGGAGCGCTTCGGCGGCATCGACGTGCTGGTCAACAACGCGGGCGTGATCGACTGGGCGCTGGCGGACGACACGTCGCTCGAGGGCTTCGGCCGCGACCACTTCGCGCGCGTCCTGGAGGTCGGCGTGACGGGCGCGTGGCTGTGCGCGAAGCACGCGCTGCCGCACCTGCGCGCCAGCCAGCACGCCTGCATCCTCAATGCCGGGTCGATGGCGTCGTTCGTCGGCTGGGCGGGCATCAACGCGTACTGCGCGGCGAAGGGCGGCGTGCTGCTGCTGACCCGCTCGCTGGCCGCCGAGCTCGCGCCCGCCGGCGTGCGCGTCAACTGCTACTGCCCGGGCAACGTGCGCACGCCGATGATGGAGACGGTCTTCGAGAGCGCCGAGGACAAGGACGCGTGGACCGAGGAGCTGCTGTCCACGCACCTGGTCCGGCGCTTCGGCGAGCCCGACGACATCGCGCAGCTGATCTGCTTCCTGGGCAGCCCGCAGGCGTCGTACATCACCGGTCAGTCGTTCGTCGCCGACGGCGGCACGCTGGCCTGGCGCGGCACGGCCGACCAGCTGCCGTTCGCCGCCTGA